The sequence TGTCGGCCGCCAAAAGCGGCGCCAATTCCGAAGAGAAACGCAAGAACATCCGCAGCCTCATCGAGAAGATCCCCACGGCCCGGCCCGAGCTCTTTACATATCCGCTCGACTGGTCCATGGTTGATTCGGTATGCTGACCAATGGTTTGTTTTTAACAAATATTTAGAGAAGAACACAAGTTAACCGGTGGAAATTTGTCCTCATGGCAGACTCTGATGGACCGCCGCATAAAACCGTGGATCAACAAGAAAATCATTGAATACATCGGCGAGGAGGAAGCAACGCTGGTTGATTTTGTCTGCTCCAAGGTTCGGAAGTGGAGAAATTGAAACAAcgagtaacccccccccccccccccccacatgcaCGTGGTACTTTACtgacatttcaaaaatgtttcccCTACAGGTGATGGCACACAGCACTCCTCAGGGTATTCTCGATGACGTCGCCATGGTAAGTAAACCAGACAGTTAACAtctttaaatcacattttacaAGATGGCCAACCAGGCTTGTTTTTGTGTCTTTAGGTTCTCGACGAGGAAGCGGAAGTGTTCATAGTCAAAATGTGGCGGTTGTTAATATTTGAAACTGAATTCAAGAAGATCGGACAAGCAAAATAAACATTCTCTCACACCGCTTTGCTCACAGTTCCGGCTCACCCACCCCGGATGACGGAAAGACATGTTGACATCTTGGTATTGCATGAAGAAACCTTAAGCTGTATTTTTGTTGAGGTTTAACGAATACACACAAAATCGACCATTTTATTTCCCTATCTGTTCTTCAGTAAATCACTCATTGTGATACACTGCTTAACTGTGTTACCTAATAAATACTGTTaaagtttttttccttttcttcccgTTATCGACATGCTCTCCGTACACGGATTCCTCGGTTTTAGGGTGGTATTCTCTTTCTGGTCAAGAAGAATCTTGGATAAACTTTTATGTTGTGTTGCAGGAAATAGAAGAAAGGCCTTACCTTAGGTCACTGGTGGGCAAGTAAGGCCTGCCGAAGCATTTTATATAGTCCGTTAAATCAAATCAAGTGTGTTGACTTAATATTTCTTGCCACATGGATTTCAATTtggcagaaaataaagaaaatcacGCTCGGTTTTCAGCGACATCATCCTTTCTATCTAACACGAGTCGCACTATGATGCCACCACTAAAAATAGTAACACCACTGTTTAACAATTGACATTTTTTTACTCACAAATAGTAAAGTaaatgtgtataaaaaaaataaattaagatGACTCTTAATCTCACCTGTATTTTGTAGCACATATTGGCATAATTGATcatattttgtaatatttatgaatcAGATTTTACTTATAGAATGTATCCTTTATATGATTTAGATTAATCAAATACATCACGTTGTACTTCAACTAAATTTCATCCCGAGTAAAACCATTTCCGCAACTGGTTACCACCTGCAGAGGTGACGTGTCAGTAAAACATCAGGTGACCCGGAAGTACTGTTGCACTGCTATTCGAGAGGCCGAGCTAGTTAGCATGTTTGCTCGCCTTAGACACCCCACGCGTTAGGGAAAaacgaattttatttttttaattttgtgacGAGTCGTTTGGAGGACATGAAGCCCAGCGTGGCCTGCTTGGACGTCGACGCGTCGAGTCGCCTCACTCGTGAAACACCGACGCAGGACGAACAGTAGCCTGCCTCCCGAAGCAAGTTAGCTTAGCATAGCGAGAAGGCCTTCAATTAAATTACACGTCGTCGTGCTACAAGTCCGCTGCTTGCTAAACTCGTTTGCGAAGACCGGCCGTGAAAGCTCTGGCTGTGTCTTTTTCCTCTCCAAAAGTTCTTCTCCATCTTTTGGGGATTCTTTTCCACGTGCAGCCATGGAGGACTTCAGCACCATCAGTTTTCTGTCTCTGGCCATGTTGGTAGGCTGCTATGTGGCAGGGACTATTCCCTTGGCAGTCAACTTCTCAGAGGTAAACGCTCCTTTAACGCTTTTAATCTGTTGATCATATAAATAATCGTCAGAATCGTTTGTAGGCTTGCAGCCTAAATCTGAGTTTGAAATGAATGATTTGTGTTTGTGggagaaataataataagaggACCTTGTATAAGTGGCAACAGGTGACTACgcctttatttcttatttttcttgTAATGTGTCCAATCAGGAGAAGCTAAAGCTGGTCACCGTGTTGGGAGCAGGACTCCTGTGCGGCACGGCCCTGGCCGTCATCATTCCAGAAGGCGTCAACGCTCTTTACGAGGAGATCCTGGAAGGTAGATTTACTGAACACAAAACGGTAGCCAGAAGCGGTTTGTTAGTGGGAGGAGGAGCCACACCTTTATGTATGTCGAAGACCAGACACGCTTTTTGCTTACATTGATGCTCAGGGGGCGGACACCACCCCCCCAGCCAAGTGGGCGTTGTTGTCGAGGCGTCGCAGGCCAAGAGCGACGCGGCGGAGGCGGTGCTGGCCGTGGACGGCCGTCACGAGCACGGCCACGAGCAGCTGCACGCCTGCATCGGCGTGTCGCTGGTGCTCGGCTTCGTCTTCATGCTGCTGGTGGACCAGATCGGTTCGTCGCACATGCACAGCGCCGAGGGTGAGATGAAGCGAGTAACACAAAAAGTCCTATCTTATTTCAGCTTTGGCTTTTCAagcattcacacacaatttgctttatttttttaatgtgtatgTCACAGATTCAGAGTCGGCCAGAGTGGGCTCCTCCAAAATTACCACCACCCTCGGTCTCGTGGTGCATGCAGCCGGTAAGTCAAATTATGTGTCTTCTTCAAATATGAACTCATCAAAGGGTGGAAAACCTTCCGAGTTGCTACTTGCTGGCTAGCTTGATGAGGTATCTGTTTGCGGGCGGCTAAACATCACGGTTTTGTCACTCGCAGCTGACGGCGTGGCCCTCGGAGCTGCCGCCTCCACCTCTCAAACCAGCGTTCAATTCATCGTCTTCGTCGCTATCATGCTACACAAGGTAAACCGTGCACGAGCAAACGTCCAAAGTCACAATGAGATGATTTTTCAAATCCCTCAACAGGCCCCCGCCGCCTTCGGCCTGGTGTCCTTCCTCATGCACGCCGGGCTGGAGAGGAATCGAATCCGCAAGCACCTGCTGGTGTTCGCCCTCGCCGCGCCCGTCTTGGCCATGCTGACCTTCCTCGGACTCAGCCAGGTACAAGCCGCGTGACGACATCAGCTGGCGGCTCTTTTCTTCCTCTCATTGCGCACAAATGAGGGCAAGGTGCATGTTGTCAGTACGATGACGCAATCATTCAACAAAAATCCCGTTCTTTGCTTTTCCCCACCTCAGAGCAGCAAGGAGGCACTGTCCGACATCAACGCCACCGGCGTGGCCATGCTCTTCTCGGCCGGCACCTTCCTGTACGTGGCGACCGTGCACGTGCTGCCCGAGGTGGGCGGCGTGGCGAGCCACAGCCACGGCGCGCCGGGCAGCAACGGCGGCAAAGGTCTGAGCAAGGTCGAGGTGGGCGCCCTGGTGCTGGGCTGCCTCATCCCGCTGCTGCTCTCGGTCGGACATCACCATTAGGAAGACGGTTAAAGCAAAAGACTTGTGGACATGGGACTCTTATGCTCacggcggccattttttttttttactgtatatatctCTTCGACACAGATTTCAAGTGACGCTCAAGTGCCATAGTAGCTGCGACTCGGTCGCTTCCTGTTTCCGGGACACGtgtacattttatttctttagggAAGAGTTTCTCGATTAACAAAGCTTTGGTTGCCCTCACCAATTAAAGGGATTTTCCGTAGACACAAGTATTTTAGATCCTCTCTTTCGGGACTCTGGCTAAGCTCACTTGTCAAATGCAGTCATCATGAAATGTTCCCGATTGGGGTTGACAAACTTTCAAAACATTTTAGGCAGTGttgtgtgtatatattatatatatattttgtcattCCGCAGTGAGTCTTCCTCGTGTTGGATGGTGCAAAGTGGTTTGCAACACGCAAGGCTACTTTTTACGACGAAATTAAATGTCTCATTTTTTTAAGATGGTGCAACTAACGTGTCTCGGCTCACTTTACTTAACAGGCTCATCgtgtccagatttttttttgtccgtcccTTCTCTCCGGGTAATGTACCGTCACAAAAAGGTGTCGGGGGAATGTGTTCGGAGGGCGCacgtgtttggggggggggggaggatttGAGTTGGTACTTTTAGCTTGACGTGATGCTGTTAAATACGTCTTTTAAATATGGATGGACATCCTCGCTTCTCCGAAAGTGAGATTGAATCAAAAAAAGGCATCCCTGCAGTTTGTTACAGCGACAGAAACAAAGTGGAGAAAATCCTTTAATATTCCTAATGCTGAGCTGTCAATATCTGGAATCAGACACATGTTCCTGCCCGTGTTATGAGATGTTCTCACCCACGCCATGAGCAATAATCTGACAGCACAGTCCTAATGCTGCTCTTAAACTGCAGTAATCTGAAGCCAGGCTTTTACTGGCTGGAGCGCGATTGACTTTCCAGCGtgcgtgacccccccccccccccccatcctctcTCTCCCTGCCTCCAGCTGATGAGCATATTGGCATGCACATCCTTTCGCCTCACTGACTTATTGAGGATTTGTTAGCATCCTCGTGCGCAGCGGGTTCATTGTTATCGACTATTTTGACATTCAACGGACTCGTGTTTCTGGTTCGATTTCTAgtacctccctcctcctccttttcctcctcttGTTTAGCCAGGGCAGGATGTTCCCATCATCGTCCAGAAGCTCTGCGTTCTCACCCTGGTCGTCCATGGAGCAGTCGGACTCGGAAGCTTTGGACATCAGCGCCAAAGTGCAGCTGCACGGCGTCCTGTGGAAAAGACCCTTCGGACGACCCTCGGCTAAGTGGTCACGCAGGTCAGAACTTGCCAACGCTATTGTTGACATTGTTGATTCTTCTGCTTATATCTGAGATTCAAAATATTGGGAACAGTTCTTCCTAGGATTTGCGATTATCTATTATAAACGACTgctggtacaaaaaaaaaaaaattgtggttaTGTCATGATTGTCAGTATGCTGAGAGCGATGACGTAACCGTTGAGGAGTCACGGCTCAGTCAATTTGCAGTTGTGCGATTGTTTGTGCGAGTGATGATGCTCGATGATTTTTATGTTCCCGACAGGGATAATGTGggaaagtagaaaaaaaaaatggaagaattATAATATACCCAAAAGTCACTCATTTAACCTGCCACTAGGGGgaggtatatacatatatataacaAGGGGGCTGCTGCCCCCTGCAgccccccctctagctctgTCCATGACTGCCAATTACTGTTTTCCACAGATTCTTTGTGATCAAAGACAGCTTTCTGCTCTACTACGCTGAGAGTGAGAAGAGGAGCTTTGAAAGCAGCAGGATCTTCAACATCCACCCGAAGGTCAACTTTAGTTATCTCGCCAACTTCTCCCCTCCCTTGCAGAGTTGCGCTCATTGTGTGCATTCATGTTGTATCAGGGAGTGATTCCCCTGGGAGGATGCGTAGTGTCTGCCACGGAGGACATGGGCATGCCCTTTGGCCTCGTTGTCAGTCTGGAAGACTTCTCGGTGAGAacttttattataataaaaactATTATAAAATTCAAATGAATAACAGTGGTGGAATGATTTCCTACTAAATGACATT is a genomic window of Syngnathus typhle isolate RoL2023-S1 ecotype Sweden linkage group LG16, RoL_Styp_1.0, whole genome shotgun sequence containing:
- the slc39a9 gene encoding zinc transporter ZIP9 translates to MEDFSTISFLSLAMLVGCYVAGTIPLAVNFSEEKLKLVTVLGAGLLCGTALAVIIPEGVNALYEEILEGGGHHPPSQVGVVVEASQAKSDAAEAVLAVDGRHEHGHEQLHACIGVSLVLGFVFMLLVDQIGSSHMHSAEDSESARVGSSKITTTLGLVVHAAADGVALGAAASTSQTSVQFIVFVAIMLHKAPAAFGLVSFLMHAGLERNRIRKHLLVFALAAPVLAMLTFLGLSQSSKEALSDINATGVAMLFSAGTFLYVATVHVLPEVGGVASHSHGAPGSNGGKGLSKVEVGALVLGCLIPLLLSVGHHH